One window of the Atribacterota bacterium genome contains the following:
- a CDS encoding 4Fe-4S binding protein, translated as MSKRIEVEVAEAFGRTFVKGNIPEINPVRCLACRHCVNLCQKLGPNVLDIVDGVAKVVRPENCIGDGACMMACPTKAIFLMSRYDPASPPAAI; from the coding sequence ATGAGTAAGAGGATCGAGGTCGAGGTAGCTGAGGCTTTTGGAAGAACCTTTGTGAAGGGAAACATTCCGGAAATCAACCCAGTGCGTTGTTTGGCTTGCAGGCATTGTGTGAACCTCTGTCAGAAACTGGGACCCAATGTGCTTGACATCGTGGATGGGGTTGCCAAGGTGGTGCGCCCAGAGAATTGCATAGGGGATGGTGCTTGCATGATGGCGTGCCCGACTAAAGCTATCTTTTTGATGAGTCGATACGACCCCGCATCGCCACCAGCGGCAATATAA
- a CDS encoding 5'-3' exonuclease H3TH domain-containing protein, with the protein MSKKPIVFLDGSSLVYRAFYALPPLQTSWERPTGATLGFFNMLFRLLDTYGPFSVVAAFDYPKKTFRHEMYKEYKAKRKPMPQELKPQLEDVKELLSAMGFPVLEKAGFEGDDLIGSGIIQLKGRYPLMVVTADLDLLQLLDEGVTLLQPVKGVTQLKTIDLETLATEWGIRPHQVVDVLALAGDPSDNIQGVPGIGEKTALKLVREFGSWENIRAREGDLPPRLATIIREHRDRIEANRTLLTIEKNALPEGIPIEEWGWHRVNWETLLQKLHALELKKLAERVQKKGKPVNPPKEGTSSLFALDGGYGDTGCGQVSGKKGVFLFPDFSGKEWSSEEKLLDGDDVWCAPTLLFLVYPFFHIENPSLAQWGKGNTVESGSLDLYLRQSRDWLLRQPELISVYQKVEKALLKVWFAERHRLRGFALYPFLEDRRFSYEDLPLFRGMSDLVLDFDDPALRAFLERESAREAYRLGTESSCFRTLYGWRFLAGSLLDEDELHKRFQWVLLEELRRLSIFILSVEMGVDLMLGEHRIHVHCRKEDGSFLESFRSRLASFLPSEWDIVLRETKDSVYTVLLGEGGGNGVGSGSGCF; encoded by the coding sequence ATGAGTAAAAAACCGATTGTTTTTTTAGATGGGAGTTCGCTGGTATACCGGGCGTTTTATGCCCTGCCACCCTTACAGACTTCCTGGGAACGGCCCACCGGAGCAACGCTGGGATTTTTCAACATGCTCTTTCGGCTTCTGGATACCTATGGTCCCTTTTCCGTTGTGGCTGCTTTTGACTATCCCAAGAAGACTTTCCGCCATGAAATGTATAAAGAGTACAAGGCGAAGCGAAAACCCATGCCACAGGAGCTCAAACCACAGCTTGAGGATGTCAAGGAGCTCCTTTCGGCTATGGGTTTTCCGGTTCTGGAAAAAGCCGGTTTTGAGGGTGATGACCTGATTGGAAGTGGAATTATCCAGCTCAAGGGACGTTATCCGCTTATGGTGGTCACGGCTGACCTGGACTTACTTCAGCTTCTTGATGAGGGGGTGACCTTGCTGCAGCCAGTGAAAGGGGTAACCCAGCTCAAAACGATTGACCTTGAAACTCTTGCGACCGAGTGGGGAATTCGACCGCATCAGGTGGTGGATGTTCTGGCTCTGGCCGGAGACCCCTCCGATAACATTCAGGGTGTGCCGGGGATAGGTGAAAAAACCGCCCTCAAATTGGTCCGAGAATTTGGTTCCTGGGAGAATATTCGGGCTCGCGAAGGCGATTTACCCCCCCGGCTTGCGACCATCATTCGGGAGCACCGGGATCGAATTGAGGCGAATCGGACGTTATTGACCATTGAAAAAAACGCCCTGCCGGAGGGGATACCCATTGAAGAGTGGGGGTGGCATCGGGTTAACTGGGAGACATTGCTCCAGAAACTGCACGCTCTGGAATTAAAAAAGCTCGCTGAGCGGGTGCAAAAAAAGGGAAAACCTGTAAACCCACCGAAAGAAGGAACCTCCTCACTTTTTGCTCTGGATGGAGGTTATGGAGATACCGGGTGTGGTCAGGTTTCCGGGAAAAAAGGGGTGTTCCTTTTTCCCGACTTCAGCGGAAAGGAATGGTCATCTGAAGAGAAACTTTTGGACGGAGATGATGTGTGGTGCGCCCCGACGCTCCTTTTTTTGGTTTATCCCTTTTTCCATATTGAAAATCCCTCTCTCGCTCAGTGGGGAAAGGGGAACACCGTAGAATCTGGGTCTCTCGATTTGTATTTACGGCAAAGCCGGGACTGGCTCTTGAGGCAGCCCGAGCTCATTTCAGTATACCAGAAGGTGGAAAAGGCGCTTCTTAAGGTATGGTTTGCGGAACGCCATCGGCTCCGGGGGTTTGCTCTGTACCCCTTTCTGGAAGACCGGAGGTTTTCCTATGAGGACCTCCCGTTATTTCGGGGAATGAGCGATTTGGTTCTCGATTTTGACGACCCGGCACTCAGGGCGTTTCTAGAGAGGGAGTCGGCTCGCGAAGCCTATCGTCTGGGGACCGAATCCTCCTGTTTCCGTACCCTGTACGGGTGGCGTTTTCTTGCCGGAAGCCTGCTGGATGAAGATGAGCTTCACAAGCGTTTTCAATGGGTACTTTTAGAGGAGCTCCGTCGTTTGAGCATTTTTATTCTGAGTGTGGAAATGGGAGTGGACCTCATGCTCGGAGAGCACCGGATTCATGTGCACTGCCGTAAGGAGGATGGTTCTTTTCTTGAGAGTTTCCGGAGTCGACTCGCTTCATTTTTGCCCTCAGAGTGGGACATTGTCCTCCGGGAGACGAAAGATTCAGTATACACTGTTCTTTTGGGTGAGGGAGGTGGCAATGGCGTTGGAAGTGGTTCTGGTTGCTTCTGA
- a CDS encoding glycogen synthase, whose protein sequence is MALEVVLVASEAYPYAKSGGMGDVVGALFKYLPRYGVKTKLFLPGYPQVLAYPFSGDKEVTIPFGDHAVQVFFPEWHDGEGRRIVAVVNDHFFKREKLYGYPDDVERFIFFSRAVFEYLVRWQGGDFVLHCNDWQSALLCAYMDRYWPPYRPHPRRMIFTIHNFAYQGIARGDLFRLINLPGQFFTHEYLEFYGNINLMKAGLLFAHLLTTVSPTYAREICSPEFGEGLDGLMRAISRKKRMVGIVNGIDTEVYNPATDPHIPHRYGVDDLEGKRKSKAVFFQQFFPNHQGNLDRPLIVFVSRLVQQKGVDLILEKLKDLLALPAFFFFLGTGEQRYENALKEASLGHSNLMVEIRFDEDLARFVYAAADMLLLPSLFEPCGISQMIAMRYGALPVVRKVGGLVDTVIDYRFNPSLSNGFQFEGFTAREFLKTMQRGLTVYGENRTLWETMMRNAMTSDFSWEKAVEKYLQVYRDE, encoded by the coding sequence ATGGCGTTGGAAGTGGTTCTGGTTGCTTCTGAGGCGTATCCGTACGCGAAAAGTGGTGGCATGGGAGATGTGGTGGGAGCCCTGTTCAAGTATCTTCCTCGATACGGGGTGAAAACGAAGCTTTTTCTTCCCGGATATCCTCAGGTGTTGGCTTACCCGTTCTCGGGAGATAAAGAGGTCACGATTCCTTTTGGGGACCATGCGGTACAGGTCTTTTTCCCGGAATGGCACGATGGAGAGGGAAGACGAATTGTGGCTGTGGTGAATGACCACTTTTTTAAGCGGGAAAAACTGTACGGCTATCCTGACGATGTGGAACGGTTCATCTTTTTTTCTCGGGCAGTATTTGAGTACTTGGTGCGGTGGCAAGGAGGCGATTTTGTGCTCCATTGTAATGACTGGCAAAGTGCACTTTTATGTGCCTATATGGACCGTTACTGGCCTCCTTACCGTCCTCATCCGCGGAGGATGATCTTTACCATTCACAATTTCGCCTATCAAGGTATTGCCCGGGGGGATCTATTTCGTCTGATTAACCTTCCAGGACAGTTTTTCACCCATGAATATTTAGAATTCTACGGAAACATTAATTTGATGAAAGCTGGTCTCCTCTTTGCCCATCTTCTCACCACGGTGAGCCCTACCTATGCTCGGGAAATCTGTTCACCAGAGTTTGGGGAAGGACTCGATGGCCTGATGCGAGCGATAAGCCGGAAGAAGAGGATGGTGGGGATTGTCAACGGAATTGATACGGAGGTTTACAATCCGGCGACCGACCCTCATATTCCCCACCGTTACGGCGTTGACGACCTCGAAGGGAAGAGAAAGAGCAAAGCTGTGTTTTTTCAGCAATTTTTTCCAAACCATCAGGGAAACCTTGATCGCCCCCTGATTGTCTTTGTTTCTAGACTTGTCCAGCAGAAAGGTGTGGACCTCATCCTGGAAAAACTGAAAGACCTTCTGGCGCTCCCGGCCTTCTTTTTCTTTTTGGGAACCGGAGAACAGCGTTACGAGAATGCTTTAAAGGAGGCATCTTTGGGGCATTCCAATCTCATGGTCGAAATTCGTTTCGATGAGGATTTAGCGCGCTTTGTTTATGCGGCAGCTGATATGTTGCTCTTACCCTCGCTTTTTGAACCTTGTGGAATCAGCCAGATGATTGCCATGCGGTACGGGGCGTTGCCGGTGGTGCGAAAAGTAGGAGGGTTGGTCGACACGGTGATTGACTATCGCTTCAATCCTTCTTTGAGCAATGGTTTCCAGTTTGAAGGTTTTACTGCAAGGGAGTTTTTGAAGACCATGCAGAGGGGTCTAACGGTGTATGGGGAAAATCGAACCTTATGGGAAACGATGATGAGGAATGCCATGACGAGTGATTTTTCCTGGGAAAAGGCGGTTGAGAAGTATTTGCAGGTCTATCGGGACGAGTAA
- the coaE gene encoding dephospho-CoA kinase (Dephospho-CoA kinase (CoaE) performs the final step in coenzyme A biosynthesis.), translating into MVKVIGIGGGAGSGKSTVASFLEEKGVKVLELDALSRKLAQKGGPIWKGIVRTWGRFFLDPRGNIDRKKLGKVIFRNFTALLLLNRLTHPLLFQETRKWLNRNREENLVAIDGTILFEGGFLPILDWVIFVEGDLDLRWRRLVAKGWKEKEAQNLLSAQRFSSCLRRRAHFVLWNQDSREKLRQEVENFWCSLPLKGK; encoded by the coding sequence ATGGTTAAGGTAATTGGAATCGGGGGCGGTGCGGGCAGCGGGAAAAGCACTGTGGCTTCGTTTCTGGAGGAGAAAGGGGTAAAAGTTCTGGAGCTGGATGCTCTCAGCCGGAAGCTGGCTCAAAAAGGTGGGCCAATCTGGAAGGGTATTGTGCGAACCTGGGGGAGGTTTTTTCTAGACCCCCGGGGAAATATCGACCGGAAAAAGTTAGGAAAGGTGATTTTTCGAAATTTTACCGCTCTTTTACTCCTGAATCGACTCACGCATCCTTTGCTTTTCCAGGAAACCAGAAAATGGTTGAATCGGAATCGAGAAGAGAATCTGGTCGCTATCGATGGAACCATCCTCTTTGAGGGAGGATTTTTGCCCATCCTTGACTGGGTTATTTTTGTTGAGGGTGATTTGGACCTGCGATGGAGGCGACTGGTGGCCAAAGGATGGAAGGAAAAAGAGGCGCAGAACCTGCTTTCTGCTCAGCGGTTTTCGTCGTGCTTGCGCAGACGTGCTCACTTTGTGTTATGGAACCAGGATTCCCGGGAAAAACTCCGCCAGGAGGTGGAAAATTTTTGGTGTTCCCTTCCTCTAAAAGGGAAATAG
- the uvrB gene encoding excinuclease ABC subunit UvrB has translation MKKGRFRLTSAYQPCGDQPQAIEKLVAGIEKRYRYQTLVGVTGSGKTFTMANVIAAVNRPTLIISHNKTLAAQLYSEMRAFFPDNAVEYFVSYYDYYQPEAYVPEYDLYIEKDASINEYIDRLRLRATSALMERNDVVIVASVSCIYGIGSPREYEKRVLRVALGSHFKRNEFAKRLVDLLYERNEIEFVPGIFRMKGDTVEVYPAYSEQALRFEFFGDEVETIRVIDPVTGRTLERLQEIFLYPAKHYLASEEIFDQALLGIEQEMEERVAYFLSQGRLVEAERLQRRTRYDLELLRETGYCPGIENYSRYLDGRKPGDPPYTLIDYFPPDFLVIIDESHVTIPQLRGMHEGDRSRKQSLVEFGFRLPSCFDNRPLTFEEFEKKVRQCLFVSATPSDFEFQVSEQVVEQLVRPTGLLDPEVEIRPATGQVEDLLGEIRKVVQKNQRVLVTTLTKKSAEDLCEFLRGLGVKVQYLHSEVDTLDRARIIRDLRAGEFDVLVGVNLLREGLDLPEVALVAILDADKEGFLRSEVALIQTMGRAARNVEGRAILYADHLTGALERAVFETRRRRAIQKEYNEKHGITPRSVTKEVRVLIPEEGGLSRETEEVLDLLQEVSSERDVEAIIEKLTAEMKQAARRLEFEKAALLRDQIFKLKASLYREKSST, from the coding sequence ATGAAGAAAGGTCGCTTCCGTCTTACTTCGGCGTATCAACCCTGTGGCGACCAACCTCAGGCAATTGAAAAACTCGTTGCGGGTATTGAAAAGAGGTACCGATATCAGACCCTGGTGGGTGTGACTGGTTCGGGGAAGACGTTTACCATGGCTAACGTCATCGCCGCAGTGAATCGTCCCACCCTCATCATTTCCCATAACAAAACCCTGGCCGCACAGCTCTATAGCGAAATGCGGGCTTTTTTCCCGGACAACGCGGTGGAATACTTTGTGAGTTACTATGATTATTACCAGCCGGAAGCGTATGTCCCTGAATACGACCTGTACATTGAAAAGGATGCTTCCATTAACGAGTATATAGACCGTCTGAGACTTCGAGCCACCAGTGCTTTAATGGAACGAAACGATGTGGTGATTGTGGCTTCGGTTTCCTGCATTTACGGCATTGGTTCTCCCAGGGAGTATGAAAAGCGAGTATTACGAGTGGCGCTGGGGAGTCACTTTAAAAGGAATGAATTTGCCAAAAGACTTGTGGATCTTCTCTATGAACGGAATGAAATCGAATTTGTTCCCGGGATTTTCCGAATGAAAGGGGACACGGTGGAAGTGTACCCCGCTTACAGTGAACAGGCGTTGCGGTTTGAATTCTTTGGGGATGAGGTGGAAACGATTCGGGTGATTGACCCTGTTACGGGGAGGACCTTAGAACGATTACAGGAAATTTTCCTCTATCCCGCCAAACACTATCTGGCCAGCGAAGAAATTTTTGACCAGGCCCTTCTGGGGATTGAGCAGGAGATGGAAGAGCGAGTGGCGTATTTCCTTTCCCAGGGGAGGCTGGTGGAAGCGGAGCGCTTACAGAGGCGAACTCGCTACGACCTGGAACTCTTACGGGAAACCGGATACTGCCCGGGAATTGAGAACTATTCCCGTTACCTCGATGGTCGAAAGCCTGGAGACCCTCCTTACACTCTGATTGATTATTTTCCACCCGATTTTCTGGTGATTATCGATGAGTCCCATGTGACCATTCCCCAGCTGCGGGGAATGCACGAGGGAGACCGTTCCCGAAAACAGTCCCTGGTTGAATTCGGTTTTCGGCTTCCTTCTTGCTTTGATAACCGTCCGCTGACTTTTGAGGAGTTTGAAAAAAAGGTCCGGCAATGCCTTTTCGTTTCGGCTACACCCAGTGATTTTGAGTTTCAGGTCAGTGAACAGGTGGTTGAACAGCTAGTACGACCTACTGGCCTTCTTGACCCCGAAGTGGAGATTCGACCCGCCACCGGTCAGGTGGAAGACCTTTTGGGGGAGATTCGGAAGGTGGTGCAGAAAAATCAGAGGGTGCTCGTAACCACGCTGACCAAAAAGAGCGCTGAAGACCTGTGCGAGTTTCTCCGTGGTCTGGGAGTGAAAGTCCAGTATCTCCATTCCGAGGTGGATACCCTGGACCGAGCTCGCATTATCCGGGACCTCCGGGCGGGAGAATTTGATGTTCTGGTGGGGGTGAACCTGCTCCGGGAAGGATTAGACTTACCGGAAGTGGCCTTGGTGGCCATCCTGGATGCGGATAAAGAAGGTTTCCTTCGCTCGGAAGTGGCCCTCATCCAGACCATGGGACGGGCAGCCCGGAACGTCGAGGGAAGAGCCATTCTGTATGCGGATCACCTGACGGGTGCTCTGGAGCGAGCGGTTTTTGAAACCAGAAGAAGGAGAGCCATTCAGAAAGAGTATAATGAAAAGCACGGCATTACGCCTCGCAGCGTCACCAAAGAAGTCCGGGTTTTGATTCCCGAAGAAGGGGGTCTTTCTCGAGAAACCGAAGAGGTCTTGGACCTTCTGCAGGAGGTGTCGTCAGAGAGAGATGTGGAGGCCATTATTGAAAAGCTGACTGCGGAGATGAAGCAGGCCGCTCGCCGGCTTGAATTTGAGAAAGCTGCACTCCTGCGGGATCAGATTTTTAAGCTGAAGGCAAGCCTTTATAGAGAAAAGAGTTCGACTTAA